CCGGGTCCGACAGGTCCTGGGCGAAGGTGTAAGTGTAGCAACCGTCTTCGGCGCGTGATGCGGCGACCATGGTCTTGATCGCTTCGACCGTTTCGGGCGAGTTTGCGATTGTGCCGGGGGCCAGGCTGATTGTGCCGTTGATCTGGATCATGTCGGGGTCCTCTCCTCAGAAACTATATTTGTAGACGCGCGAGACATCGCCATTCCACTCGCCATGATACATGTCGAGCAGGCGTTGGGCCGGCACCTTGCCGCTTTCGACAATCTCGTCGAGCGTCGACAAGAAGCCGGTTTCATTGTCACCGCTCTGCCCCAACCGGCCCCTGGCGGTCAGCCCCTGGCGCGAAATGGCCAATACGTCTTTCGCGAGATCGCGCAGCTTGTGGCCGCCGGGAATCTCAGCATCCAGCGCCAATTTGGGAACGGCATTGCGGAGCGTCTCGCGCTCTTCCATCGTCCAGTCTTTCACCAGCTCCCATGCCGCGTCCAGTGCAGCCTCGTCATACATCAGGCCGACCCAGAAGGCGGGGAGGGCGCAGATACGGCTCCACGGGCCGCCATCGGCGCCGCGCATTTCGAGAAAGCTCTTGAGCCTGACTTCGGGGAAGGCCGTCGAGAGATGATCCCACCAGTCACCTTCGCGCGGTTTCTCGCCGGGCATGGCAGGCAAATCGCCGTTCAGGAAATCGCGGAAGCTTTGCCCGGCGGCGTCGATATATTGGCCGTCGCGATAGACGAAATACATCGGCACATCGAGCATGTAGTCGACCCAGCGCTCATAGCCGAAATCATCATCAAAAACGAATGGCAGCATGCCGGTGCGATGCGGGTCCGTGTCGCTCCAGATATGGCTGCGGTAGGAGAGGTAGCCATTGGGCTTGCCCTCGGTGAAAGGCGAATTGGCAAAGAGGGCGGTGGCAAGCGGCTGGAGCGCCAGGCCAGTGCGGAACTTCTTCGCCATGTCGGCTTCGCTCGAATAGTCGAGATTGACCTGAATGGTGCAGGTGCGCAGCATCATGTCGAGACCCAGATTGCCGACCTTGGGCATGTGGTTCATCATGATGCCATAGCGGCCCTTGGGCATCACCGGCAGTTCCTCGCGGGTCTTGTCGTGCCACATGCCCAGGCCCAGGAATCCCACGCCGCATTTCTCGCCAATTTCTTTTACTTGCGACAGATGACGGCCGGTCTCGTTGCACGTCTCGTGCAGGTTTTCCAGCGGTGCACCGGACAATTCGAGCTGACCCGCTGGCTCCAGGCTGACAGCGCCATCACTACCTTTAAGGGCGATGACTTTCCCATTTTCCTCGACCGGTTCCCAGCCGAAATCCTGCATATTCAGGAGGATGTCACGAATACCTCCGTTCTCGTCGTATGATGGCGCGCGGAAGTCATCCCGCTTGTAGACCAGCTTTTCATGCTCGGTCCCGATGCGCCAATCGGCCTTGGGCTTTTCGCCAGCTTGCATCGGCGCGACCAGTTGGTCGCGGCTCTCGATTACCGGATCGGCTGATCCGCTGTCCTCCCGGGTACTCATATTTCAGCGCGTTAGGCTGCGATTTGGGCGAGGCCAAGGAAATTCCGTTTCTGTGTGCAACTGCTAATCTTGTTGCTCGCGCCAATCGCCCATGGTGCCCATCCACAAAGCCGTGGCGGCCATGGCGGCGGTTTCCCCGCGCAAGATACGCGGGCCCAGAGTAATGGCTTGCGATTGCGGATGAGCACGAATGGCTGCGCGCTCGGCATCGTCGAACCCGCCTTCGGGGCCGACCAGCAGGGCGGCAGGGGCATTGTGCGCTGTGAAAGCGTCTGCGGCAGGTTTTCCGCCAAGCTCGTCTGCAAAAAAGAGCGTGCGATCCTGCGGCCAGTCACGCAGCATGGCCTCCAGCTTCTGCGGTTCGGCCAAATCGGGCAGGGCGGTGCGCGCGCATTGTTCAGCCGCTTCAGTCACGATCGTCCGCGCGCGCTCGGCATTGAGCTTGTCCGCCACGCATCGGCGGGTCACGACCGGGCGGATCGCACGCACGCCCAATTCGGTCGCTTTCTCCAGCACCATATCGAAGCGATCTTTCTTGAGCAGGGCGGGCACGAGCCAGAAATCAGGCACCTGCTCACGCTCGCGCAGTTTCTCCACCGGATCGAGCGTAATCGCGCGCTTGCTGGCGTTGGCGACCGTACAAGCCCATTCTCCTGTCGCGTCGTCGCACAGAATGACCGCATCGCCTGCCCCCACGCGCATCACTTTGCCGAGATAATGCGCGGCATTGCCATCAACAATGACGGGAGTGCCCAAAACGATTGGCACGCTGACGAACAATCGCGGTGCGCTTCGGGGCGGCCAGGCGGGTGTTGCGGGCATAGCGAACTCTAAACCACATCCGGCATCCCGGCGAAAGCTGGGATCAGGTGCGGAATGGTCTGAGGGTGCCGAGAGAGATCCCGGCTTTCGCTGTGATAGCGAGTTGGGTAGGGGTGCGCGCAATGTCTGAAACAGCCCCCGACATCGTTCCCGATACAGAACACCGCGGCCTCGTCGCGCGCCTGCCGCAATTGCCGCGTGATCTGGCGCAGTTGGCGCGGTTTGACCGGCCGATCGGATGGTGGCTGTTGTTCTGGCCTTGTGTCTGGGGCGTGTGGCTGACGGGGAGCGGCTGGCAACTGGCGCTGCTGGCTTGGTTGCTGCTCGGCGCGATTGCGATGCGCGGTGCCGGCTGTGTCTACAACGATATCGTCGACGCCGATCTTGACCGGAGAGTCGCCCGAACAGCGCTTCGGCCTGTGGCGAGTGGCCGGATCAGCAAGAAGGTCGCCTGGACATGGTTGCTGGCACTGTGCGGGCTGGGTCTTTTGGTCCTGCTGCAATTACGATGGGAGGCGCAAGTGGTTGCGCTTGCCAGCCTTGCCTTGGTGGCGGCCTATCCGTTTATGAAGCGGATTACCTGGTGGCCGCAAGCGTGGCTGGGGCTGGTCTTTACCTGGGGATTGCTGATCGGCTGGGCGCAGTTTCGCACCGACAATCTCGATGCATTGGCGGCCCTGTATGGCGGGGCGGCGCTGTGGGTGATCGGGTTCGACACGATCTATGCGCTGCAAGACCGCGAGGATGACGCGATGGTGGGGATCCGCTCCAGCGCTTTGCGACTGGGCAAGAGCGTAACCACTGGCGTCGCGTTGTTTTATGCCGGTGCGATTGGCCTGTGGGCCCTGGGCTTCTGGTTGCTGCGGGCCGACTGGATCGCGCTGCTCACGCTGGTCCCTGTGGCTGCCCATCTGGGGTGGCAGGTGACAACGCTGGAAGCCGACAACCCCGACAATCCGTTGGCCCGGTTCCGGTCCAATCGCTGGGCCGGCGCGCTAATGGCCGCAGCCTGCTTCGTGGTGGGCAACGCCTGACATCGCGCCCCTGCGGTGTTTACATTTCGTTCTCCCTCCAGCATCTGCGGATCTATGGCGGCAATCCCCCTTCCGGCCTTGCATGCGAGCCATGCAGGCACGTGGCTGAGAGAGGCCAATGGTCTGACGCGCGGATGCTCCAAGGGTGAAGCCATCAATGCGGCGGCGGATACGCCGGTTCTGATGCTCAACGCGCCGCTGGTGGCTGCGCGGCTGGGCTATCCCGATTTATCCGGCCTCGACCTGCTGGAGCTGTTTGCTTTCATCCATCCGGCGAAATTCTGCGTACCCACGCCCAAGGGATTGGCCCATGCGCTCGATTTGCCGGAGCCAAAGGGCGATGATGGCGTGCCCGAATTGCTGCAAGAAGCAGCCGGTAAGTTGCTGGGATTGTGTGAAACCGACGATTGGGCCGAGCGGGATGGCGCGTGGAGCGTGCTGCAAAGCATGGCCAAGCTGCGCTGGCCGTGGGCGGGAGTTCTTGCGCCGCATGTGCAGCGCCCGCACCAGGCCGAAAAGTGGGTTTTTGCGAAACTCCCCGAGTGGGAAGAAACGCCGGAACGGCCACAGCCCGCGCAGGTAACGCTTGCGCCGGAAGCTGTCGAAACGCAGCTGGAGACTCTCACCGGCACAGGGGCTGAGCGACGCGAAGGGCAACGCGCCTATGCCAAGGATGCAGGCAGTATCTTCGCCCCCCGAAGCGTAGGGCGTGACCAACAGACGCTGCCCCACGTCCTGTTGGCGCAAGCGGGCACCGGCATCGGCAAGACGCTGGGCTACCTCGCGCCTGCTTCGCTATGGGCGTCTTTGTCACAGGGCACGGTATGGGTCAGCACCTATACCAAGAACCTGCAGCGGCAATTGAGGGGCGAAAGCCGCCGGGCCTGGCCGAGCCGGCGCAGCGACGGCTCGCCGCCGGTGGTGGTGCGTAAGGGGCGCGAGAATTATCTCTGCCTGCTCAATCTGGAAGATGCGTTGCAGGGCGGCTTTGCCGGTCGTCCCGCCATCCTGGCCCAATTGGTGGCACGCTGGGCGGCATTCTCTGCCGATGGAGACATGATCGGTGGCGACTTGCCCGGCTGGTTAGGCACATTGTTCCGCAAACGCGGGATTGCAGCGCTGACCGACCAGCGTGGCGAGTGCATCTATGCCGGCTGCCCACATTACCGGAAATGTTTCATCGAACGCTCCGCACGCGCGTCGGCACAGGCGGACCTGGTGATCGCCAATCATGCGCTGGTGATGATCAATGCCGCGCGCGGACGCCATCAGGGGCAGGCCCCGACACGCATCGTGTTCGACGAAGGGCACCATGTGTTCGATGCTGCGGACAGCACCTTTGCCGCTGCGTTGACCGGACAGGAAGCGATCGAGCTGCGGCGTTGGATCATCGGGCCGGAGAAAACAAATCGCGGCCGCAGGCGCGGGCTGGCGGCGCGCCTGGCCGATGTGGCCAGTTATGACGATGCCGGTTGCGAAGCGGTGGAGGCGGCCGTCGAGGCTGCGGCCAAACTGCCCGCGGACGGCTGGATCGCGCGGCTCGCCGAAAATATGCCGCTGGGGCCGCTGGAAACCCTGCTCGGGCATGTTCGCGCCACCACTTATGCCCGCGACGAAAGCGGTGGGCAGGAAGCTGGCTATGGCATCGAAACAGAGGTCGCCGCGCTGCCAGGAGCTCTGATCGAGGCAGCGCAGGAGGCGCAGAGTGCGCTCGCGGCCATCCGCAAGCCGCTGATCGCATTGGGATCGCGGTTGGAGGCGGTGCTGGAAGACGCGCCGGACTGGTTAGACGGGCAGGGCCGTGCCCGGATCGAGGGCGCGCGGCATTCGCTGACCTGGCGGATCGATCTGATTGCGGCGTGGGAATCGATGCTGGCCCGGTTGGGCGGTCCGGCCGATGCCGATTTCGTCGACTGGTTCGCGGTCGACCGCAATGACAGCCGCGAATTCGATATCGGCATCCATCGCCACTGGCTCGACCCGATGAAACCCTTCGCCAAGGTCGTGCTGGAGCCTGCGCATGGAGTCATGCTGACCAGCGCTACGCTGACCGACCGGGGCGAACAGGGAGAGGATTGGGAAGGCGCGATTGCTGCCAGCGGCGCGCCGCATATCGATCTCGCGCCCAAGACCTCCAGCGCGCACAGCCCGTTCGATTATGCAGGCCGCGCCGAAGTGTTGATTGTTACCGATATCAAACGTGGCGATCTGGCAGGGCTGGCCGGCGCCTATGCCCGGCTGATCGAGGCGGCGGGTGGCGGCGTGCTGGGGCTGTTCACTGCGATCAAGCGGTTACGCGCCGTCTATGGCCGGATCGCCGATCGTCTCGCGCGGGCGGGCTTGCCGCTTTACGCGCAGCATGTGGATCCGATCGATACCGGCACGCTGACCGATATTTTCCGCGATGATCGCACGGCCAGCCTGCTCGGCACCGATGCGCTGCGCGATGGCGTCGATGTGCCGGGTGAAAGCTTGCGCTGTGTTGTGATGGAGGCGGTGCCGTGGCCGCGCCCCACGATCCTGCACCGGTCGCGACGGGCCTCGGGCGGGGGCGGGCGCTATGATGACCGGATCATCCGGGCACGACTGGCACAGGCCTTTGGCCGCCTGATCCGCAGCCGCGATGATGCCGGGCACTTCGTGGTTCTTTCCGCTGCCTTCCCCAGCCGCCTGCTCAGCGCTTTCCCGGAAGGCACCCCTGTTCTGCGCCTCACGTTGGAAGAGGCGTTGAAGCGGGTTGCCGCGGGGCCTCCGGGCGGCGATAAGGGTACGGCACATCCTGCTTTGACCCCCGAGGAATCCCCCAGCGAATGAAAGTTCTCGGCCTCCTGCGCCACGCCAAGTCGGATTGGGACGATATGTCCACCCGGGATTTCGATCGCGGCCTCAATGCGCGCGGCCGGCGCGGTGCGGCGCTGATGGGCGCGCATATCAGGGCGCAAGACCAGCAGTGGGACTGCGTACTGGCCAGCCCGGCGGAGCGTGTCCGCCGCACGCTCGAATCCGCAGAACTGGGCGTAGTGCCGCAATGGGACCAGCG
This is a stretch of genomic DNA from Parerythrobacter jejuensis. It encodes these proteins:
- a CDS encoding ATP-dependent DNA helicase, producing the protein MAAIPLPALHASHAGTWLREANGLTRGCSKGEAINAAADTPVLMLNAPLVAARLGYPDLSGLDLLELFAFIHPAKFCVPTPKGLAHALDLPEPKGDDGVPELLQEAAGKLLGLCETDDWAERDGAWSVLQSMAKLRWPWAGVLAPHVQRPHQAEKWVFAKLPEWEETPERPQPAQVTLAPEAVETQLETLTGTGAERREGQRAYAKDAGSIFAPRSVGRDQQTLPHVLLAQAGTGIGKTLGYLAPASLWASLSQGTVWVSTYTKNLQRQLRGESRRAWPSRRSDGSPPVVVRKGRENYLCLLNLEDALQGGFAGRPAILAQLVARWAAFSADGDMIGGDLPGWLGTLFRKRGIAALTDQRGECIYAGCPHYRKCFIERSARASAQADLVIANHALVMINAARGRHQGQAPTRIVFDEGHHVFDAADSTFAAALTGQEAIELRRWIIGPEKTNRGRRRGLAARLADVASYDDAGCEAVEAAVEAAAKLPADGWIARLAENMPLGPLETLLGHVRATTYARDESGGQEAGYGIETEVAALPGALIEAAQEAQSALAAIRKPLIALGSRLEAVLEDAPDWLDGQGRARIEGARHSLTWRIDLIAAWESMLARLGGPADADFVDWFAVDRNDSREFDIGIHRHWLDPMKPFAKVVLEPAHGVMLTSATLTDRGEQGEDWEGAIAASGAPHIDLAPKTSSAHSPFDYAGRAEVLIVTDIKRGDLAGLAGAYARLIEAAGGGVLGLFTAIKRLRAVYGRIADRLARAGLPLYAQHVDPIDTGTLTDIFRDDRTASLLGTDALRDGVDVPGESLRCVVMEAVPWPRPTILHRSRRASGGGGRYDDRIIRARLAQAFGRLIRSRDDAGHFVVLSAAFPSRLLSAFPEGTPVLRLTLEEALKRVAAGPPGGDKGTAHPALTPEESPSE
- a CDS encoding glutamate--cysteine ligase, translated to MSTREDSGSADPVIESRDQLVAPMQAGEKPKADWRIGTEHEKLVYKRDDFRAPSYDENGGIRDILLNMQDFGWEPVEENGKVIALKGSDGAVSLEPAGQLELSGAPLENLHETCNETGRHLSQVKEIGEKCGVGFLGLGMWHDKTREELPVMPKGRYGIMMNHMPKVGNLGLDMMLRTCTIQVNLDYSSEADMAKKFRTGLALQPLATALFANSPFTEGKPNGYLSYRSHIWSDTDPHRTGMLPFVFDDDFGYERWVDYMLDVPMYFVYRDGQYIDAAGQSFRDFLNGDLPAMPGEKPREGDWWDHLSTAFPEVRLKSFLEMRGADGGPWSRICALPAFWVGLMYDEAALDAAWELVKDWTMEERETLRNAVPKLALDAEIPGGHKLRDLAKDVLAISRQGLTARGRLGQSGDNETGFLSTLDEIVESGKVPAQRLLDMYHGEWNGDVSRVYKYSF
- the ubiA gene encoding 4-hydroxybenzoate octaprenyltransferase — encoded protein: MSETAPDIVPDTEHRGLVARLPQLPRDLAQLARFDRPIGWWLLFWPCVWGVWLTGSGWQLALLAWLLLGAIAMRGAGCVYNDIVDADLDRRVARTALRPVASGRISKKVAWTWLLALCGLGLLVLLQLRWEAQVVALASLALVAAYPFMKRITWWPQAWLGLVFTWGLLIGWAQFRTDNLDALAALYGGAALWVIGFDTIYALQDREDDAMVGIRSSALRLGKSVTTGVALFYAGAIGLWALGFWLLRADWIALLTLVPVAAHLGWQVTTLEADNPDNPLARFRSNRWAGALMAAACFVVGNA
- a CDS encoding 16S rRNA (uracil(1498)-N(3))-methyltransferase; the protein is MPATPAWPPRSAPRLFVSVPIVLGTPVIVDGNAAHYLGKVMRVGAGDAVILCDDATGEWACTVANASKRAITLDPVEKLREREQVPDFWLVPALLKKDRFDMVLEKATELGVRAIRPVVTRRCVADKLNAERARTIVTEAAEQCARTALPDLAEPQKLEAMLRDWPQDRTLFFADELGGKPAADAFTAHNAPAALLVGPEGGFDDAERAAIRAHPQSQAITLGPRILRGETAAMAATALWMGTMGDWREQQD